Proteins encoded together in one Impatiens glandulifera chromosome 1, dImpGla2.1, whole genome shotgun sequence window:
- the LOC124921648 gene encoding probable WRKY transcription factor 57, whose protein sequence is MDHDKIRYGQSISQFSPDSSWIICEDDDTDAAYFFATDREENTILSQFGWNLRPLGSSEQGNDATIGGVCGIGVADEIDRSDSQKQQQQMEEGAARGGEASTTVVSNPSVSSSSSEDQPEKLLSGEKLPPSPAETVSKVRKTGEKRIRQPRFAFMTKSEVDHLEDGYRWRKYGQKAVKNSPFPRSYYRCTNSKCIVKKRVERSSEDSTIVITTYEGQHCHHSIGYPRGGFITTTSHDYSSYMNQMNHHHHHPSSSSSTILQFNYQGNQFSHQGLIPSSSLSTHESPSTSHELSARETHHVHQTSIFPQPNPTMDEGLLGDIVPPGMRNQ, encoded by the exons ATGGATCATGATAAGATCCGATACGGTCAATCGATCAGCCAATTTTCTCCTGATTCGAGCTGGATAATCTGCGAAGATGATGATACTGACGCCGCCTACTTTTTCGCCACTGACAGGGAGGAGAACACTATACTAAGCCAATTCGGCTGGAATTTAAGGCCTCTCGGATCGTCTGAGCAGGGGAATGATGCTACAATCGGAGGCGTTTGCGGAATCGGAGTCGCGGATGAGATAGACAGGTCCGATTCGCAGAAGCAGCAGCAACAGATGGAGGAAGGCGCCGCAAGGGGAGGAGAAGCGTCAACAACAGTCGTTTCGAATCCATCGGTATCTTCGAGCTCATCTGAAGATCAGCCGGAGAAGTTGTTATCCGGCGAGAAACTGCCGCCATCACCTGCTGAGACAGT GAGTAAAGTTAGGAAGACTGGGGAAAAGAGAATTCGACAGCCACGATTTGCATTCATGACGAAGAGTGAAGTTGATCATCTGGAAGATGGTTATAGGTGGAGGAAATATGGTCAAAAGGCTGTTAAAAATAGTCCATTCCCAAG GAGCTATTATAGGTGCACAAACAGCAAATGCATAGTAAAGAAAAGGGTTGAACGATCATCCGAAGACTCAACTATTGTCATCACTACATATGAAGGCCAGCATTGTCATCACAGTATTGGATACCCTAGAGGCGGATTTATCACCACTACAAGTCATGATTATTCTTCATACATGAACCAAATgaaccaccaccaccaccacccatcatcgtcatcatcaacAATATTGCAATTTAACTATCAAGGAAATCAATTTTCCCATCAAGGTCTAATTCCCAGCAGCAGTCTATCGACACATGAATCACCATCAACAAGTCATGAATTATCAGCTAGAGAGACTCATCATGTTCATCAAACATCGATATTtcctcaacccaacccaacaaTGGATGAAGGGCTTCTTGGCGACATTGTGCCTCCAGGAATGCGCAATCAATGA
- the LOC124919849 gene encoding beta-glucosidase 40-like: MESKVVPILLMVVNLFMFKPCFSSEMNRSSFPKGFVFGTASSSYQFEGAVTEGGRGPTIWDKFSHSFGNIKDFSNADVAVDQYHLFNEDIKLMKEVGVDAYRLSIAWSRIFPNGTGSINQAGVDHYNTVIDALLANGIEPYVTLYHWDLPQVLYDRYMGWLSSQIIDDYAVYAETCFKLFGDRVKYWITFNEPHTISVAGFDIGIHAPGRCSIFLHLFCKQGDSTTEPYIVAYNVLIAHAVVVQIYRNKYKAEQKGSIGASFNVIWYKPVSNSTEDIEAAQRAQDFQLGWFLDPMMFGEYPSSMIKRVGNRLPRFSRAHSNLLKGSLDFVGINHYTTFYAKNDNTKILSFLLNNVGSDSGTIALPFKGLKPIGERANSIWLYIVPEGIRSLMNHIRQKYGNPPVIITENGMDDKNSIFISRKDALRDTKRIKYHNGYLLSLLASIKEDGCNVKGYFIWSLMDNWEWASGYTSRFGLYYVDYKNKLKRYPKNSVQWFKRFLTSK, translated from the exons ATGGAATCAAAAGTGGTTCCTATTCTATTAATGGTGGTTAATTTGTTCATGTTCAAGCCATGCTTCAGCTCAGAGATGAATAGGAGCAGCTTTCCAAAAGGCTTTGTCTTTGGGACCGCCTCTTCTTCTTACCAG TTTGAAGGAGCAGTGACAGAAGGTGGAAGGGGTCCCACAATATGGGACAAATTTTcacattcatttg GGAATATAAAGGATTTCAGTAATGCTGATGTTGCTGTGGATCAATATCATCTTTTCAAT GAAGATATAAAGCTTATGAAGGAAGTTGGAGTAGATGCATATAGGTTATCCATTGCTTGGTCTAGGATCTTCCCTA ATGGGACTGGATCAATAAATCAGGCTGGAGTGGATCACTACAATACAGTCATTGATGCTTTGCTAGCTAATG GAATTGAACCATATGTAACACTTTACCATTGGGATCTTCCTCAAGTTCTATATGACAGATATATGGGTTGGCTAAGCTCTCAAATCAT AGACGATTACGCAGTTTATGCAGAGACATGTTTTAAACTATTTGGAGACAGAGTGAAGTATTGGATTACATTCAATGAACCCCACACGATTTCTGTGGCTGGTTTCGATATTGGGATCCACGCACCTGGTCGTTGTTCAATTTTCCTTCATCTCTTTTGCAAGCAAGGGGATTCTACCACAGAGCCTTATATAGTTGCCTATAATGTCCTCATTGCTCATGCAGTTGTGGTTCAAATCTACAGAAACAAGTACAAG GCAGAGCAGAAAGGTTCAATTGGTGCATCGTTTAATGTCATATGGTACAAGCCTGTCTCAAACTCAACAGAGGATATCGAAGCAGCACAAAGAGCTCAAGATTTTCAGTTGGGTTG GTTCCTTGATCCTATGATGTTTGGGGAGTACCCAAGTTCAATGATAAAAAGGGTAGGGAATCGTTTGCCTAGATTCTCTCGAGCACATTCAAATCTACTCAAAGGGTCCTTGGATTTTGTGGGCATAAATCATTATACCACATTCTATGCCAAAAATGATAATACGAAAATTCTTAGCTTCCTACTCAACAACGTCGGCTCAGATTCTGGCACAATTGCTCTCC CATTCAAAGGCCTCAAACCTATAGGGGAAAGG GCAAATTCCATATGGTTGTATATAGTACCTGAAGGTATTAGAAGTTTAATGAATCACATAAGGCAAAAGTATGGGAACCCTCCTGTCATCATCACAGAAAATG GGATGGATGATAAGAACAGTATATTTATATCTAGAAAAGATGCGCTACGAGATACAAAAAGGATCAAATACCACAATGGTTATCTCTTGAGCCTGTTGGCTTCAATCaa AGAAGATGGGTGCAATGTAAAAGGGTATTTTATATGGTCATTAATGGATAATTGGGAATGGGCATCAGGATATACTTCTAGGTTTGGTCTCTACTATGTGGATTATAAGAATAAGCTCAAGAGGTATCCTAAGAATTCTGTACAATGGTTCAAGAGATTCTTGACATCTAAATAA
- the LOC124921646 gene encoding protein kinase STUNTED, translating to MVIEERETTAATVGKRVVVVAVRLDGHSRDLLDWTLLKVADPGDIVVAIHISRFSDSSLKDKFLLDGYLEEYMHLCNQKQIELTGKLIKGSSIRRVLVREAKTLQAAAVIVGITKESPLGSWTSVAKYCAKKLPSTTSIQAIHNGKVIFSRSSPHFLTSSRNHSSESSTSEVPSSGNPKEDDFGLVKTNRKFSSSSFSFLVEECGEQRPAGWPLLHTIPPVSPRTIEARKMSVVQWVMSLPNRSQLDSPRSSSDRSSSAAENSPKYVELMQGLMRLLERNSSDCKWFSYETLRACTSQFSSGHLIGIGGSNSVYKGFLPENHRPVAVKVMKSTKESWKDFSLEIDVMISVKHKSIMPLLGICIAEDNLISVYDFLSKGNLEENLHGKLEKPLLKWEVRFSIAIGIAQALNYLHNETHRPVIHRDVKSSNILLSDQFEPLLSDFGLAVYGPSGSSFTTDNDLVGTFGYLAPEYFMYGKISEKIDVYAFGVILLELLSGRKPISTSDSPKGQESLVMWAKLKLEKWDLKGMLDPNMELNTNKVEVQRMAHAARLCLTRSARLRPKMSKILRILKGEKEVEEPATISKDDNNNDDEVYPQLNVESHLSLALLDVYDSTVSFSSMSTEDYWKGSWSRSSSFD from the exons ATGGTgattgaagagagagaaactacgGCGGCGACGGTAGGGAAGAGGGTCGTGGTGGTGGCGGTCCGGCTCGACGGACATAGCCGAGATCTTCTAGATTGGACACTATTGAAAGTTGCTGATCCTGGTGATATCGTTGTTGCAATTCATATCTCCCGTTTTTctg ATTCAAGCTTGAAAGATAAGTTCTTGCTAGATGGGTATCTAGAAGAGTACATGCACTTATGCAACCAAAAACAG ATTGAGCTAACTGGAAAGCTTATTAAAGGGAGTTCAATCAGACGGGTTCTGGTCAGAGAGGCAAAGACCCTTCAAGCTGCAGCTGTGATTGTCGGAATAACCAAAGAAAGCCCTCTTGG GAGTTGGACTTCAGTGGCTAAGTACTGTGCAAAGAAGCTGCCTTCAACAACCAGTATTCAAGCCATCCACAATGGGAAAGTCATATTCAGCAGATCATCTCCTCATTTCTTAACTTCTAGCAGAAACCATTCAAGCGAATCCAGTACTTCTGAAGTCCCCAGTTCCGGGAATCCCAAAGAAGATGATTTTGGTTTAGTTAAAACAAACAGAAAGTTCTCTTCAAGCTCATTTTCGTTCCTGGTTGAAGAATGCGGCGAGCAGAGGCCAGCAGGATGGCCTCTTCTCCACACCATCCCACCCGTCAGCCCACGAACTATTGAAGCAAGAAAAATGTCGGTTGTTCAATGGGTAATGAGCTTGCCAAATCGCTCCCAGCTCGACAGTCCGAGGTCAAGCTCCGACCGTAGCTCGTCCGCAGCTGAGAATTCACCAAAATATGTTGAATTGATGCAGGGTTTGATGAGACTGCTTGAAAGAAACTCATCTGATTGCAAATGGTTCTCTTATGAGACTCTCAGAGCTTGTACCTCACAATTCTCCTCAG GACATCTAATCGGGATTGGAGGGAGCAACAGCGTTTACAAAGGCTTCCTGCCGGAAAATCATCGGCCGGTGGCAGTTAAAGTTATGAAATCGACGAAAGAATCGTGGAAAGATTTCAGCTTGGAAATCGATGTGATGATATCGGTTAAACACAAGAGCATCATGCCTTTACTCGGAATCTGCATAGCAGAGGACAATCTAATATCGGTTTATGATTTCCTATCGAAAGGAAACTTAGAGGAGAATCTCCATGGTAAATTAGAGAAACCATTACTGAAATGGGAAGTGAGATTCAGCATAGCTATTGGAATTGCTCAAGCCTTAAATTACCTTCACAACGAAACCCATCGTCCCGTTATCCATAGAGACGTTAAATCATCCAACATTCTCCTCTCCGACCAATTTGAACCGTTG TTGTCTGATTTCGGTTTAGCTGTTTACGGTCCATCTGGGTCTTCGTTCACAACCGACAACGATTTGGTTGGAACTTTTGGTTATCTTGCACCCGAATACTTTATGTATGGAAAAATCAGCGAGAAGATTGACGTTTATGCTTTTGGAGTCATTCTTCTTGAATTGTTATCGGGTCGAAAACCAATTAGCACTTCGGATTCTCCAAAGGGGCAGGAAAGCTTGGTTATGTGG GCTAAGTTGAAGCTAGAGAAATGGGATTTAAAGGGCATGTTGGATCCAAACATGGAGTTGAACACAAATAAGGTTGAGGTTCAAAGAATGGCTCATGCAGCCAGGCTATGTCTCACTCGATCAGCTCGGCTTCGGCCCAAGATGAGCAAG ATTCTTAGAATCTTGAAAGGTGAAAAGGAGGTAGAAGAACCAGCAACCATTTCGAAGGATGACAACAATAACGACGACGAAGTTTACCCACAATTGAATGTTGAGTCTCATTTGAGCCTTGCCTTGCTAGATGTTTATGACAGCACAGTTTCGTTTAGCAGCATGTCCACTGAAGATTATTGGAAGGGAAGTTGGAGTCGATCTTCGAGTTTCGATTAG
- the LOC124921647 gene encoding uncharacterized protein LOC124921647 has translation MGTKRSNEELLEFSYKHPKLISSLTESYPSCVEPVYEADVSDSSAKALEVSTPFSCVTNNTNEEDYRSGGTVRSPFFPDYFELHHPRGPTDSYDGRHSSMLDTPPRKHIPLGPNHQAELPTWDDDLLGSNHADMKKFMGYTVISMPRDDLAVDDVKVGDGKGDCCCDDEGSVRCVQQHLKEAREKLIENIGSDKFAMLGFCEMGEEVTKNWTGVEEDIFHNVVYANPSSSGKNFWNHLSVAFPCRTKKEIISYYFNVFILRRRAVQNRSNFLDIDSDDDEWQEVNENPKEDDMSLDYAYNNHGILLDNDDDSPAGNRLSGIFGSHSNYSEWLSRNHFPSLMKGLEQDDDDTSDEEEDDDTDNDDQENETDNYECNDDLEDNAPVLQTNMVNYAGKDVKHNNFAVEAKAEQKRGSWNESVTFECQHNNFAVEAKAERKKGSWTESVGGAVNGVVEGHGYLLDLSDVSRVWDGRYPTTAAAAAKDVDLLPTCNMMEEIFGESNSKSSDS, from the exons ATGGGAACTAAAAGGTCAAATGAGGAGCTTCTGGAGTTTTCCTACAAGCACCCAAAGCTTATTTCCTCTTTGACAGAATCATATCCTTCTTGTGTTGAACCCGTTTACGAAGCTGATGTTTCAG ATTCTTCTGCAAAAGCATTAGAGGTCAGCACTCCTTTCTCATGTGTTACAAACAATACCAATGAGGAAGATTATAGATCTGGAGGAACTGTTCGCTCACCTTTTTTTCCAGATTACTTTGAACTTCACCACCCAAGAGGACCAACAGACTCTTATGATGGTAGACATTCATCTATGCTAGACACGCCTCCTAGAAAACATATTCCCCTGGGACCAAATCATCAGGCTGAACTTCCAACATGGGATGATGATCTATTGGGTTCTAATCATGCTGACATGAAAAAATTTATGGGGTATACTGTCATTTCGATGCCCCGTGATGACTTGGCTGTTGATGATGTCAAGGTTGGAGATGGAAAGGGGGATTGTTGTTGTGATGATGAAGGTTCAGTCAGATGTGTGCAGCAGCACTTAAAAGAAGCTAGAGAGAAGTTAATAGAAAACATCGGGAGCGATAAATTTGCGATGTTGGGATTTTGTGAAATGGGAGAGGAAGTAACGAAGAATTGGACTGGTGTGGAAGAAGACATTTTTCACAACGTTGTTTATGCTAACCCCAGCTCGAGTGGCAAGAATTTTTGGAACCATCTCTCAGTAGCCTTTCCTTGTCGAACCAAAAAGGAAATTATCAGCTATTATTTCAATGTGTTCATCCTTAGAAGGAGAGCTGTTCAGAATAGATCCAATTTTCTGGATATTGACAGTGATGATGACGAGTGGCAGGAAGTAAATGAAAATCCGAAAGAAGACGACATGTCTCTTGATTACGCATATAATAATCATGGCATTTTGTTGGATAATGACGATGATTCTCCCGCTGGTAATAGGTTGTCTGGTATATTTGGTAGTCACAGCAACTATAGTGAATGGTTGAGCAGGAATCACTTCCCATCTTTAATGAAAGGGCTCgaacaagatgatgatgataCTTCTGATGAAGAGGAGGATGATGATACAGACAATGATGATCAAGAGAATGAAACTGATAACTACGAATGCAACGATGATTTGGAAGACAATGCTCCTGTTTTGCAAACAAATATGGTTAATTATGCTGGAAAAGATGTGAAGCATAATAATTTTGCTGTGGAGGCTAAGGCTGAGCAGAAAAGGGGGAGTTGGAATGAAAGTGTAACTTTTGAATGTCAGCATAATAATTTTGCTGTGGAGGCTAAGGCTGAGCGGAAAAAGGGGAGTTGGACTGAAAGTGTTGGCGGGGCGGTTAATGGCGTGGTGGAGGGGCATGGATATCTATTAGATTTGTCTGATGTTAGTAGGGTTTGGGATGGAAGGTATCCAACTACGGCTGCTGCTGCTGCGAAAGATGTGGATCTGTTACCTACTTGCAATATGATGGAAGAGATTTTTGGGGAATCAAACAGCAAGTCTAGTGACAGCTAA
- the LOC124923712 gene encoding zinc finger protein ZAT9-like: MEEDQELRFVCKLCNKKYPSGKSLGGHMRSHVLANSSESDEKTDHIINNSSNKLSRFELGGGGGGGGGGNSNSGYVLRENPKKSWRAKDSPIANNINGNQHQQQHQQQQDKLMVCRQCGKGFQSLKALCGHMACHSDRERGSKDDDSSWNTENHQKMVTDSHSDTESDALSRRSSQMTRYYNNCSSSSEIDHEQEELALCLMMLSRESGKWVNMNSSHLVDSSISDHNNSDSVVSETKSYSNRTRILSDNSDSGYFMNEPETETDQKMESGYEIEKKKTVSLTDHREFQLQTKNSSPKKKKTASLSVNVDGSKNVFKRSKHHYNQHHHSNNTNSDDLERPVKSSKKMKGHVCPICNRVFKSGQALGGHKRSHFLVGASQERNHHHHHSRTTVLMKQEESESHDFLDLNLPPPTEE, translated from the coding sequence ATGGAGGAAGATCAGGAATTGAGATTTGTTTGCAAACTGTGTAACAAGAAGTACCCAAGTGGGAAATCATTGGGTGGACACATGAGGTCTCACGTGTTAGCTAATTCATCTGAATCAGATGAAAAAACAGATCACATTATTAACAACTCATCCAATAAGTTATCAAGATTCGAGcttggtggtggtggaggaggaggaggaggagggaaTTCCAACTCCGGCTATGTCTTAAGAGAGAATCCGAAGAAATCATGGAGGGCTAAAGACTCTCCAATTGCTAATAATATTAATGGAAACCAACATCAGCAGCAGCATCAGCAGCAGCAAGATAAGTTGATGGTATGCAGGCAATGTGGAAAAGGGTTTCAATCACTCAAAGCTTTATGTGGTCACATGGCTTGTCATTCCGATAGAGAAAGAGGATCTAAAGATGATGATTCTTCGTGGAATACTGAGAATCATCAGAAAATGGTAACGGATAGTCATTCCGATACAGAATCCGACGCTCTCAGCCGCCGTAGCAGCCAAATGACGAGGTATTATAATAACTGTTCATCTTCTTCTGAGATAGATCATGAACAGGAAGAACTAGCCCTGTGTTTGATGATGTTGTCTAGAGAATCTGGAAAATGGGTAAACATGAATTCCAGTCATCTAGTCGATTCATCAATATCTGATCATAATAATAGTGATTCAGTTGTCTCCGAAACTAAATCATACAGTAACAGAACTAGAATTCTTTCTGATAATTCTGATTCTGGGTATTTCATGAATGAACCTGAGACTGAAACTGATCAGAAGATGGAATCTGGATATGAAATCGAGAAGAAAAAGACAGTTTCTTTAACTGATCATCGTGAGTTTCAATTGCAAACTAAAAATTCATCcccaaagaagaaaaaaacagcTTCTTTAAGTGTTAATGTTGATGGAAGTAAGAATGTTTTCAAGAGGAGCAAACATCATTATAATCAGCATCATCATAGTAATAATACAAATAGCGATGATTTGGAACGGCCGGTTAAATCATCAAAGAAGATGAAAGGACATGTATGTCCAATTTGCAATAGGGTGTTCAAATCTGGTCAAGCTCTTGGTGGGCATAAAAGATCTCATTTTCTTGTGGGTGCTTCTCAAGAAagaaaccatcatcatcatcatagtaGAACAACAGTACTAATGAAGCAGGAAGAATCTGAAAGTCATGATTTTCTTGATCTTAATCTTCCTCCGCCAACAGAGGAATGA